A section of the Gallus gallus isolate bGalGal1 chromosome 4, bGalGal1.mat.broiler.GRCg7b, whole genome shotgun sequence genome encodes:
- the DRCC1 gene encoding multiple epidermal growth factor-like domains protein 9, whose product MSTWPPPLLWSLTTVCLTGIALGQTTTTQAPVASTSLLLSAATTQVPVAPTQMSSVATATSAPPSPSSAGMLSVGTVTNLTSPTVVPSAVSSTNSPSPTLPTTPRITALTSGIATTPHAPTAPMATSSSPWATPPDVTASPGVPSVVPFLSTIEPSNCSRVNVTTCAPCSPGTIPSNDTWSCLCCTEGSCVDPGACAPCPVGHYQPERGQQQCLPCPKGRYANTTRSTVCSPCLPGHYANESGAAACSACQKGYFSSQQNAASCLPCLPGSFCNTTSCTLCLACPAGREAPREAAEECTLCRAGTFKGLGDDTCKPCEPGEYQLQQGQESCDLCPENHYCPSPDVNPIKCPPDAFCPVGSTEPQYCMEIFLYKVGSSCQLTPLVIVLLALFSAGAILIIFVLILRRRQEHSTKSLKSLLLPQGSEQHTTYGVMEHTEPVYAGW is encoded by the exons ATGAGCACCTGGccccctcctctgctctggagcCTCACCACGGTGTGTCTGACAG gTATTGCTTTAGGCCAGACAACCACCACTCAGGCCCCTGTTGCATCAACCTCGCTACTTCTGAGTGCTGCTACCACCCAAGTCCCTGTTGCACCAACCCAAATGTCTTCTGTTGCCACCGCGACCTcagcccccccatccccatcttcTGCTGGAATGCTCTCAGTTGGAACAGTGACAAACCTCACCAGCCCTACAGTTGTGCCATCTGCTGTCTCAAGCACAAACTCTCCCTCTCCAACTCTGCCCACCACCCCACGCATCACTGCACTCACCTCTGGGATTGCAACCACCCCTCATGCACCCACAGCACCAATGGCCACATCCAGCAGTCCCTGGGCCACCCCTCCAGATGTAACTGCATCTCCTGGGGTCCCATCAGTGGTCCCGTTTCTCAGCACCATTGAGCCCTCAAACTGCAGCAGAGTGAATGTGACAACATGTGCTCCTTGCTCCCCAGGGACCATTCCCAGCAATG ACACCTGGAGCTGCTTGTGCTGCACGGAGGGCTCATGTGTGGACCCTGGTGCCTGTGCTCCTTGCCCTGTGGGACACTACCAGCCtgagaggggacagcagcagtgcctgccgTGTCCAAAGGGACGTTACGCCAA CACTACGAGGAGCACCGTGTGCTCACCCTGCCTGCCTGGCCACTATGCCAACGAGTCGGGGGCCGCAGCCTGCAGCGCGTGCCAGAAAG GTTATTTTAGCTCACAGCAAAATGCAGCTTCTTGTCTGCCTTGCCTGCCTGGATCGTTCTGCAA caccaccagctGCACGCTGTGTCTGGCCTGTCCTGCTGGGCGTGAGGCTCCACGGGAGGCTGCTGAGGAGTGTACACTGTGCCGGGCAG GTACGTTCAAAGGTCTGGGTGATGACACCTGCAAGCCCTGCGAGCCAGGGGAATACCAactgcagcagggccaggagagCTGTGACCTGTGTCCAGAGAACCACTACTGCCCT AGCCCAGATGTGAACCCAATCAAGTGCCCTCCTGATGCCTTCTGCCCTgtgggcagcactgagccccagtACTGCATGGAGATCTTCCTGTACAAGGtgggcagctcctgccagctGACGCCACTGGTGATCGTCCTCCTGGCCCTCTTCTCAGCAG GCGCAATTCTTATAATCTTTGTACTAATTCTGAGAAGAAGGCAAGAACACAGCACAAAGTCTTTGAAGTCCCTGCTGCTACCACAAGGATCAGAGCAGCACACAACGTATGGAGTGATGGAGCACACAGAGCCGGTGTATGCTGGCTGGTAG